The following are encoded together in the Planctomycetota bacterium genome:
- a CDS encoding ferrous iron transport protein A yields the protein MVVIATTGPKGGAKDPRRVPLTQLLRGQRAMIDADSMTTLAEADRCLLRAMGIHEACELKVCKAGAPCIIEVERTRVGLSGSVASQVFVRPCDGCPAA from the coding sequence ATGGTTGTCATTGCCACAACAGGCCCCAAGGGTGGAGCGAAGGATCCGCGGCGCGTTCCGCTGACGCAACTGCTGCGCGGCCAGCGCGCCATGATCGACGCCGACTCCATGACCACGCTGGCCGAAGCCGACCGCTGTCTGCTTCGCGCCATGGGAATCCACGAAGCCTGCGAATTGAAGGTCTGCAAGGCCGGGGCTCCCTGCATCATCGAGGTGGAGCGGACGCGCGTCGGCTTGAGCGGCTCGGTCGCCAGCCAAGTTTTCGTGAGACCCTGCGATGGCTGCCCAGCAGCCTGA